One segment of Rubripirellula amarantea DNA contains the following:
- a CDS encoding alpha/beta hydrolase, with product MLIADKSNRRFPLFLHLGLLLTIAANIGSLTGCSQSQPESRFSDDSPIEMSSPDGIAMEAIPARQTYRQEGPDQTPTEMVREQAFPPVAYQSSPAERPSFSGVQTSAPMRIPSQPDASSGFATNSRQSVSNSFDATSLSPTASASNSFTNPNHANNPRSSASSNAAAPAIAAPTLPATAIASTPATSTLPDHVSRLPAGSERNAADGFATVRVFYATDRKRDSLTLDAISVSGQKEPFIALTGCSILLIGFGGIGLLTGRTRARTASLLAGCVVGCGAVAFVLAGQANIEKHGVTYAADRGSLVRGICDVTVPDTHSRGLVERPSLLRLEFREDQREHIVLTSATELSATDFHHRLANTVDASDQKDLLVFIHGYNVDFESAVQRTAQIAVDLPFTGTPICYSWPSQATLLGYSIDENNAVWTVTHLKQFLLELARESGARSINVVAHSMGNRAMTAAIQQIDFQLADDSPKMFDRVVLAAPDVDADHFRRDLAPSLLNTARQVTLYASSDDQALIASKQVHGYPRAGESGPHLVVVPGIETIDVSGIDLSLLGHSYYGDNESMLRDLYEVVGARLPASSREQLIARGIEPMTYWQLAQQPRTTTPAQTAPLNR from the coding sequence ATGCTGATTGCTGACAAATCTAACCGTCGATTTCCGCTGTTTCTGCACTTAGGCCTGCTTTTGACCATCGCAGCGAACATCGGTTCACTGACCGGTTGCTCTCAAAGTCAACCGGAATCCAGGTTTTCGGATGATTCGCCCATCGAAATGAGTTCTCCCGATGGCATTGCCATGGAAGCAATTCCAGCGAGGCAAACTTACCGACAAGAGGGTCCTGATCAAACACCGACCGAAATGGTTCGCGAGCAGGCATTTCCACCGGTTGCCTACCAAAGCTCGCCAGCCGAACGCCCCAGTTTCTCAGGCGTCCAGACTTCGGCCCCAATGCGTATCCCGTCGCAGCCAGACGCCTCATCGGGGTTCGCAACCAACTCGAGACAATCCGTTTCGAACAGCTTTGATGCGACGTCACTCTCGCCAACGGCATCAGCATCGAACTCATTTACCAACCCGAATCATGCAAATAATCCTCGATCATCGGCGTCGTCAAATGCGGCAGCACCGGCGATTGCAGCACCAACACTTCCAGCAACAGCGATTGCATCAACCCCAGCAACTTCAACGTTACCGGATCATGTTTCACGATTGCCCGCCGGCAGCGAACGTAACGCAGCGGATGGATTCGCCACGGTTCGAGTGTTTTATGCCACCGATCGAAAACGTGACTCCCTAACGCTTGATGCCATTTCCGTTAGCGGGCAAAAAGAGCCGTTCATCGCTTTGACCGGTTGTTCCATCTTGTTGATCGGCTTTGGCGGGATTGGCTTGCTAACCGGTCGAACTCGCGCACGAACGGCGTCGCTATTGGCGGGCTGCGTCGTCGGCTGCGGTGCAGTAGCGTTTGTTTTGGCAGGTCAAGCAAACATCGAGAAACATGGAGTCACCTATGCGGCCGACCGCGGTTCGCTGGTCCGTGGCATTTGCGATGTGACTGTTCCCGATACACACTCGCGAGGACTTGTTGAGCGTCCGAGCTTGTTGCGTTTAGAGTTCCGCGAAGACCAAAGAGAACACATCGTGTTGACCAGCGCGACCGAACTATCGGCGACTGATTTTCACCATCGCCTCGCCAATACGGTGGACGCGTCTGATCAAAAAGACCTGCTCGTATTCATTCACGGTTACAACGTTGACTTTGAATCGGCGGTGCAAAGAACGGCTCAAATCGCGGTGGACTTGCCCTTCACTGGTACGCCTATCTGTTACTCGTGGCCCAGCCAAGCGACTTTGCTCGGCTATTCCATTGACGAAAACAACGCCGTTTGGACCGTCACTCACTTGAAACAATTTCTGCTCGAACTTGCTAGAGAAAGTGGTGCACGTTCAATTAACGTGGTTGCTCACAGCATGGGTAATCGTGCGATGACCGCAGCGATTCAGCAGATCGACTTCCAACTTGCCGACGACTCGCCCAAAATGTTTGACCGTGTTGTTTTGGCTGCGCCCGATGTGGATGCCGATCACTTCCGACGTGACCTCGCCCCCTCGCTACTGAACACTGCAAGACAAGTCACGCTTTACGCATCTTCAGATGATCAGGCACTGATTGCTTCCAAACAAGTTCACGGTTACCCGCGAGCGGGCGAAAGTGGTCCTCATTTGGTTGTTGTTCCGGGTATTGAAACGATCGATGTCAGCGGCATTGATTTGAGCTTACTCGGGCA